From Motacilla alba alba isolate MOTALB_02 chromosome 20, Motacilla_alba_V1.0_pri, whole genome shotgun sequence, the proteins below share one genomic window:
- the RBM39 gene encoding RNA-binding protein 39 isoform X8, with product MADDIDIEAMLEAPYKKDENKLSSANGHEERSKKRKKSKSRSRSHDRKRSRSKERKRSRDRERKKSRSRERKRSRSKERRRSRSRSRDRRFRGRYRSPYSGPKFNSAIRGKIGLPHSIKLSRRRSRSKSPFRKDKSPVREPIDNLTPEERDARTVFCMQLAARIRPRDLEEFFSTVGKVRDVRMISDRNSRRSKGIAYVEFVDVSSVPLAIGLTGQRVLGVPIIVQASQAEKNRAAAMANNLQKGSAGPMRLYVGSLHFNITEDMLRGIFEPFGRIESIQLMMDSETGRSKGYGFITFSDSECAKKALEQLNGFELAGRPMKVGHVTERTDASSASSFLDSDELERTGIDLGTTGRLQLMARLAEGTGLQIPPAAQQALQMSGSLAFGAVTDWRRIASNNGGAQIFLDVISDKFLHQTLTDS from the exons gagaaaaaagagcaagagcCGAAGTCGAAGCCATGACAGAAAGAGGAGCAGAAGTAAGGAACGCAAACGGAGCAGAGATCGGGAACGGAAAAAGAGCAGAAGCCGGGAAAGAAAACGGAGCAGAAGCAAAGAACGCAGACGCAGCCGGTCTAGGAGTAGAGATCGAAGATTCAGAGGCCGCTATAGAAGTCCCTA TTCTGGTCCAAAATTCAACAGTGCCATCAGAGGGAAGATTGGTCTGCCTCACAGCATCAAATTAAG CAGACGTCGCTCCAGAAGCAAAAGTCCTTTCCGAAAAGACAAAAGCCCTGTTAG AGAACCTATTGATAATCTTACCCCTGAAGAGAGGGATGCTCGAACAGTGTTCTGCATGCAGTTGGCTGCAAGAATTCGACCAAGAGACCTGGAAGAATTTTTCTCTACAGTAGGGAAG GTTCGTGATGTGCGAATGATTTCAGATAGAAATTCCAGACGTTCAAAGGGGATTGCTTATGTTGAATTTGTTGATGTTAGTTCAGTGCCTCTGGCAATAGGACTGACTGGACAGAGGGTCCTGGGTGTACCTATCATAGTACAGGCATCACAG gcagagaaaaacagagcagcagcaatggcAAATAATCTGCAGAAGGGCAGTGCTGGACCTATGAGGCTCTATGTGGGATCATTGCACTTCAATATAACTGAAGATATGCTTCGAGGAATCTTCGAGCCATTTGGCAGG ATTGAAAGTATTCAGCTCATGATGGACAGTGAAACTGGACGCTCAAAAGGATATGGATTCATTACG TTCTCAGACTCTGAGTGTGCCAAAAAGGCCCTGGAACAACTCAATGGATTTGAGCTGGCTGGGAGGCCAATGAAAGTTGGACATGTAACTGAGCGTACTGATGCTTCCAGTGCTAGCTCATTTTTGGACAGTGATGAGTTGGAACGGACTGGAATTGATTTGGGAACAACTGGTCGCCTTCAGTTGATGGCAAGACTTGCAGAAG GTACTGGTTTGCAGattcctccagctgcacagcaggctctgcagaTGAGCGGATCTTTGGCCTTTGGAGCTGTGACAG ATTGGAGAAGAATTGCTAGTAATAATGGTGGGGCCCAGATATTCCTGGATGTGATATCCGACAAATTTCTTCATCAAACACTCACTGACTCATGA
- the RBM39 gene encoding RNA-binding protein 39 isoform X9, translating into MSVLFYAVAVVTPKGLVKCKIEPIDNLTPEERDARTVFCMQLAARIRPRDLEEFFSTVGKVRDVRMISDRNSRRSKGIAYVEFVDVSSVPLAIGLTGQRVLGVPIIVQASQAEKNRAAAMANNLQKGSAGPMRLYVGSLHFNITEDMLRGIFEPFGRIESIQLMMDSETGRSKGYGFITFSDSECAKKALEQLNGFELAGRPMKVGHVTERTDASSASSFLDSDELERTGIDLGTTGRLQLMARLAEGTGLQIPPAAQQALQMSGSLAFGAVTDLQTRLSQQNEVLAAAASVQPLATQCFQLSNMFNPQTEEEAGWDTEIKDDVIEECNKHGGVIHIYVDKNSAQGNVYVKCPSIAAAIAAVNALHGRWFAGKMITAAYVPLPTYHSLFPDSMTATQLLVPVRR; encoded by the exons ATGTCAGTCTTGTTTTATGCGGTGGCTGTAGTGACTCCAAAGGGACTGGTTAAATGCAAGAT AGAACCTATTGATAATCTTACCCCTGAAGAGAGGGATGCTCGAACAGTGTTCTGCATGCAGTTGGCTGCAAGAATTCGACCAAGAGACCTGGAAGAATTTTTCTCTACAGTAGGGAAG GTTCGTGATGTGCGAATGATTTCAGATAGAAATTCCAGACGTTCAAAGGGGATTGCTTATGTTGAATTTGTTGATGTTAGTTCAGTGCCTCTGGCAATAGGACTGACTGGACAGAGGGTCCTGGGTGTACCTATCATAGTACAGGCATCACAG gcagagaaaaacagagcagcagcaatggcAAATAATCTGCAGAAGGGCAGTGCTGGACCTATGAGGCTCTATGTGGGATCATTGCACTTCAATATAACTGAAGATATGCTTCGAGGAATCTTCGAGCCATTTGGCAGG ATTGAAAGTATTCAGCTCATGATGGACAGTGAAACTGGACGCTCAAAAGGATATGGATTCATTACG TTCTCAGACTCTGAGTGTGCCAAAAAGGCCCTGGAACAACTCAATGGATTTGAGCTGGCTGGGAGGCCAATGAAAGTTGGACATGTAACTGAGCGTACTGATGCTTCCAGTGCTAGCTCATTTTTGGACAGTGATGAGTTGGAACGGACTGGAATTGATTTGGGAACAACTGGTCGCCTTCAGTTGATGGCAAGACTTGCAGAAG GTACTGGTTTGCAGattcctccagctgcacagcaggctctgcagaTGAGCGGATCTTTGGCCTTTGGAGCTGTGACAG atttaCAAACGAGACTGTCCCAGCAGAATGAAG ttctggctgcagctgcttctgtaCAACCACTTGCAACACAGTGCTTCCAGCTTTCCAACATGTTTAATCCTCAAAC TGAAGAAGAAGCTGGCTGGGacacagaaattaaagatgATGTGATTGAGGAATGTAACAAACATGGAGGAGTTATCCACATCTATGTTGATAAAAACTCAGCTCAG GGCAATGTGTATGTGAAATGTCCCTCCATTGCTGCTGCCATTGCGGCTGTCAATGCTT
- the RBM39 gene encoding RNA-binding protein 39 isoform X7, translated as MADDIDIEAMLEAPYKKDENKLSSANGHEERSKKRKKSKSRSRSHDRKRSRSKERKRSRDRERKKSRSRERKRSRSKERRRSRSRSRDRRFRGRYRSPYSGPKFNSAIRGKIGLPHSIKLSRRRSRSKSPFRKDKSPVREPIDNLTPEERDARTVFCMQLAARIRPRDLEEFFSTVGKVRDVRMISDRNSRRSKGIAYVEFVDVSSVPLAIGLTGQRVLGVPIIVQASQAEKNRAAAMANNLQKGSAGPMRLYVGSLHFNITEDMLRGIFEPFGRIESIQLMMDSETGRSKGYGFITFSDSECAKKALEQLNGFELAGRPMKVGHVTERTDASSASSFLDSDELERTGIDLGTTGRLQLMARLAEGTGLQIPPAAQQALQMSGSLAFGAVTEKITTRNYVIVGDFNFPDTDWRRIASNNGGAQIFLDVISDKFLHQTLTDS; from the exons gagaaaaaagagcaagagcCGAAGTCGAAGCCATGACAGAAAGAGGAGCAGAAGTAAGGAACGCAAACGGAGCAGAGATCGGGAACGGAAAAAGAGCAGAAGCCGGGAAAGAAAACGGAGCAGAAGCAAAGAACGCAGACGCAGCCGGTCTAGGAGTAGAGATCGAAGATTCAGAGGCCGCTATAGAAGTCCCTA TTCTGGTCCAAAATTCAACAGTGCCATCAGAGGGAAGATTGGTCTGCCTCACAGCATCAAATTAAG CAGACGTCGCTCCAGAAGCAAAAGTCCTTTCCGAAAAGACAAAAGCCCTGTTAG AGAACCTATTGATAATCTTACCCCTGAAGAGAGGGATGCTCGAACAGTGTTCTGCATGCAGTTGGCTGCAAGAATTCGACCAAGAGACCTGGAAGAATTTTTCTCTACAGTAGGGAAG GTTCGTGATGTGCGAATGATTTCAGATAGAAATTCCAGACGTTCAAAGGGGATTGCTTATGTTGAATTTGTTGATGTTAGTTCAGTGCCTCTGGCAATAGGACTGACTGGACAGAGGGTCCTGGGTGTACCTATCATAGTACAGGCATCACAG gcagagaaaaacagagcagcagcaatggcAAATAATCTGCAGAAGGGCAGTGCTGGACCTATGAGGCTCTATGTGGGATCATTGCACTTCAATATAACTGAAGATATGCTTCGAGGAATCTTCGAGCCATTTGGCAGG ATTGAAAGTATTCAGCTCATGATGGACAGTGAAACTGGACGCTCAAAAGGATATGGATTCATTACG TTCTCAGACTCTGAGTGTGCCAAAAAGGCCCTGGAACAACTCAATGGATTTGAGCTGGCTGGGAGGCCAATGAAAGTTGGACATGTAACTGAGCGTACTGATGCTTCCAGTGCTAGCTCATTTTTGGACAGTGATGAGTTGGAACGGACTGGAATTGATTTGGGAACAACTGGTCGCCTTCAGTTGATGGCAAGACTTGCAGAAG GTACTGGTTTGCAGattcctccagctgcacagcaggctctgcagaTGAGCGGATCTTTGGCCTTTGGAGCTGTGACAG AGAAAATTACTACCAGGAATTATGTCATTGTGGGAGACTTTAACTTCCCCGATACAGATTGGAGAAGAATTGCTAGTAATAATGGTGGGGCCCAGATATTCCTGGATGTGATATCCGACAAATTTCTTCATCAAACACTCACTGACTCATGA
- the RBM39 gene encoding RNA-binding protein 39 isoform X6: MKNAARSKKKSKSRSRSHDRKRSRSKERKRSRDRERKKSRSRERKRSRSKERRRSRSRSRDRRFRGRYRSPYSGPKFNSAIRGKIGLPHSIKLSRRRSRSKSPFRKDKSPVREPIDNLTPEERDARTVFCMQLAARIRPRDLEEFFSTVGKVRDVRMISDRNSRRSKGIAYVEFVDVSSVPLAIGLTGQRVLGVPIIVQASQAEKNRAAAMANNLQKGSAGPMRLYVGSLHFNITEDMLRGIFEPFGRIESIQLMMDSETGRSKGYGFITFSDSECAKKALEQLNGFELAGRPMKVGHVTERTDASSASSFLDSDELERTGIDLGTTGRLQLMARLAEGTGLQIPPAAQQALQMSGSLAFGAVTDLQTRLSQQNEVLAAAASVQPLATQCFQLSNMFNPQTEEEAGWDTEIKDDVIEECNKHGGVIHIYVDKNSAQGNVYVKCPSIAAAIAAVNALHGRWFAGKMITAAYVPLPTYHSLFPDSMTATQLLVPVRR, translated from the exons aaaaaagagcaagagcCGAAGTCGAAGCCATGACAGAAAGAGGAGCAGAAGTAAGGAACGCAAACGGAGCAGAGATCGGGAACGGAAAAAGAGCAGAAGCCGGGAAAGAAAACGGAGCAGAAGCAAAGAACGCAGACGCAGCCGGTCTAGGAGTAGAGATCGAAGATTCAGAGGCCGCTATAGAAGTCCCTA TTCTGGTCCAAAATTCAACAGTGCCATCAGAGGGAAGATTGGTCTGCCTCACAGCATCAAATTAAG CAGACGTCGCTCCAGAAGCAAAAGTCCTTTCCGAAAAGACAAAAGCCCTGTTAG AGAACCTATTGATAATCTTACCCCTGAAGAGAGGGATGCTCGAACAGTGTTCTGCATGCAGTTGGCTGCAAGAATTCGACCAAGAGACCTGGAAGAATTTTTCTCTACAGTAGGGAAG GTTCGTGATGTGCGAATGATTTCAGATAGAAATTCCAGACGTTCAAAGGGGATTGCTTATGTTGAATTTGTTGATGTTAGTTCAGTGCCTCTGGCAATAGGACTGACTGGACAGAGGGTCCTGGGTGTACCTATCATAGTACAGGCATCACAG gcagagaaaaacagagcagcagcaatggcAAATAATCTGCAGAAGGGCAGTGCTGGACCTATGAGGCTCTATGTGGGATCATTGCACTTCAATATAACTGAAGATATGCTTCGAGGAATCTTCGAGCCATTTGGCAGG ATTGAAAGTATTCAGCTCATGATGGACAGTGAAACTGGACGCTCAAAAGGATATGGATTCATTACG TTCTCAGACTCTGAGTGTGCCAAAAAGGCCCTGGAACAACTCAATGGATTTGAGCTGGCTGGGAGGCCAATGAAAGTTGGACATGTAACTGAGCGTACTGATGCTTCCAGTGCTAGCTCATTTTTGGACAGTGATGAGTTGGAACGGACTGGAATTGATTTGGGAACAACTGGTCGCCTTCAGTTGATGGCAAGACTTGCAGAAG GTACTGGTTTGCAGattcctccagctgcacagcaggctctgcagaTGAGCGGATCTTTGGCCTTTGGAGCTGTGACAG atttaCAAACGAGACTGTCCCAGCAGAATGAAG ttctggctgcagctgcttctgtaCAACCACTTGCAACACAGTGCTTCCAGCTTTCCAACATGTTTAATCCTCAAAC TGAAGAAGAAGCTGGCTGGGacacagaaattaaagatgATGTGATTGAGGAATGTAACAAACATGGAGGAGTTATCCACATCTATGTTGATAAAAACTCAGCTCAG GGCAATGTGTATGTGAAATGTCCCTCCATTGCTGCTGCCATTGCGGCTGTCAATGCTT